A region from the Drosophila takahashii strain IR98-3 E-12201 chromosome 2L, DtakHiC1v2, whole genome shotgun sequence genome encodes:
- the Nepl8 gene encoding neprilysin-11 produces MHVFSGFSVLAAIMWIICLLFVPLVASSSNTRLLNHILSHVDEEASACGTFYNFACGKYNMRHIDDSFYDIIQMLDHQMNQKLVKLMGELEENSQSRDFNESSVEAKVLRFYRTCSEVPRNMSSLVEYLKLAPPGEGLTWPQFTPNGSSWPQKPFNWLETLAHLHRYGLTNVFLSIDIVSNPHNASEFRFDLSKPSFAEESQRLNSFVETLALLYIMKVPSSDVVALARKIRKLELSVKILTEGFDYIESGLISLQQLEAKTGINLQPFLEIILGRRITPQFRLLAQDFRYFTALKELMDKQDEAQVVASYIMMRFGMYLLEETTDGKEPIECIANIRRNMNLAASWIYKERFLETSTFKTFNQEINDIFEQLRREFLLQVEHNRLELTASQKRFVDGKAKDIILNIGNLPKTDDLRNFVSRHYADLELSSGDLDYHREHLKLLQFRTQKITEQIHKMTTRREEYFDLPEPKRAIASTSYYVMRQNVIILPLGLLQEPFFLPESDLVFKYSLMGFTLAHQLMNAFDTEGIKIDRSGNDRKFNSQRYDEVVDCLHRDGKRNINERIADNAGLELTYSAYSKNARNRNQFDFTHLPAEKIFFLNLGQFFCGNSDFNVEYEDDQVRLQQVLDGFEPFEKAFGCRRNNNQLENCQMF; encoded by the coding sequence ATGCATGTCTTCTCGGGGTTCAGTGTGCTCGCAGCTATTATGTGGATTATCTGCCTTTTGTTTGTCCCACTTGTGGCGAGCAGTTCCAATACAAGACTGCTAAATCATATCCTTAGCCATGTAGACGAGGAGGCCAGTGCCTGTGGAACATTCTACAATTTTGCGTGCGGCAAGTACAACATGCGGCACATCGACGACTCGTTTTACGATATCATCCAAATGCTGGACCACCAGATGAACCAGAAGCTAGTAAAGCTGATGGGGGAACTGGAGGAGAATTCTCAGTCGCGGGACTTTAATGAGTCCAGTGTGGAGGCCAAGGTCCTTCGTTTCTACCGCACTTGCAGTGAAGTTCCGCGAAATATGAGCAGTTTAGTGGAGTACCTCAAACTGGCTCCCCCTGGCGAAGGACTCACCTGGCCCCAATTCACCCCGAATGGAAGTTCTTGGCCCCAGAAACCTTTCAACTGGCTGGAGACCCTCGCCCATCTGCACCGCTATGGGCTTACCAATGTTTTTCTCAGCATAGATATCGTTTCGAATCCCCATAACGCCAGTGAATTTCGATTCGATCTTAGCAAGCCTAGTTTTGCAGAGGAATCACAACGTCTGAACAGTTTTGTGGAAACACTAGCCCTTCTCTACATCATGAAGGTTCCCTCAAGTGATGTTGTAGCTCTAGCGCGAAAAATACGAAAGCTGGAATTGTCGGTGAAAATTTTGACCGAAGGTTTCGACTATATTGAAAGTGGTCTTATCAGTTTGCAACAGTTGGAAGCAAAAACGGGAATCAACTTGCAGCCTTTCCTTGAGATAATACTAGGCCGTCGTATTACACCGCAGTTTCGATTATTGGCCCAGGACTTTAGATACTTCACCGCCCTCAAGGAGCTGATGGACAAACAGGACGAAGCCCAGGTTGTTGCCAGCTATATAATGATGCGATTTGGAATGTACCTACTAGAGGAAACGACTGACGGCAAAGAGCCAATCGAGTGTATTGCTAATATACGCCGGAACATGAATTTGGCTGCGAGTTGGATCTATAAGGAGCGTTTTCTGGAAACCTCAACCTTCAAGACCTTCAACCAGGAAATTAATGATATCTTTGAACAATTGCGCCGCGAATTCCTTCTGCAAGTCGAACACAATCGCCTTGAGTTAACCGCTTCGCAGAAGAGATTTGTCGATGGAAAGGCAAAGGATATTATCCTGAACATTGGAAACCTTCCGAAAACCGATGATCTGCGCAATTTCGTCAGTCGGCACTACGCTGATTTGGAGTTATCCTCTGGAGACCTTGATTACCATCGTGAGCATCTCAAGTTGCTGCAGTTTCGCACTCAAAAGATTACTGAACAAATCCATAAAATGACAACGAGACGAGAGGAATATTTCGACCTACCCGAACCGAAGAGGGCCATAGCCTCCACCTCGTACTATGTGATGCGTCAGAACGTGATTATCCTGCCACTTGGACTGCTTCAGGAACCATTTTTCCTTCCCGAAAGCGACCTTGTGTTTAAGTACAGCCTGATGGGATTCACCCTGGCCCACCAGTTAATGAACGCCTTCGACACCGAGGGCATTAAGATCGACAGAAGTGGTAACGATCGCAAATTCAACTCACAGAGGTACGATGAAGTCGTCGATTGCTTGCATCGCGATGGAAAACGAAATATCAATGAACGCATTGCCGATAATGCCGGTTTGGAGCTCACGTACTCTGCGTACTCTAAAAATGCCAGGAACCGAAACCAATTTGACTTCACCCATTTGCCAGCGGAAAAGATATTCTTCCTCAATTTGGGGCAGTTCTTTTGCGGCAATAGCGACTTCAACGTTGAGTACGAAGATGACCAGGTGCGTTTGCAGCAAGTTCTGGACGGGTTCGAACCCTTCGAAAAGGCCTTCGGATGTCGTCGGAATAACAATCAGCTCGAAAATTGTCAGATGTTTTAA
- the LOC138911955 gene encoding uncharacterized protein: MDENGEFVLNGDCLLEIMNYVIANCKAKPKRYKGDPVDYDDLIHFVLAHEFFVELLKDHHKRLYEDLEMTLVRRITKLLIDLPVNKQSNVGNSFFLEILLAIH; encoded by the coding sequence ATGGATGAGAACGGAGAGTTTGTGCTCAACGGCGACTGCCTCTTGGAGATAATGAATTACGTAATTGCTAATTGCAAGGCAAAGCCCAAACGTTACAAGGGGGATCCTGTTGATTATGATGACTTGATACACTTTGTGTTGGCCCATGAATTTTTCGTCGAATTGCTTAAGGATCATCACAAACGGCTTTACGAGGATCTTGAGATGACCCTTGTGCGCAGGATAACGAAGCTGCTGATAGATCTTCCAGTTAATAAACAGTCAAACGTgggaaattcattttttttggagATCCTACTTGCAATCCATTAA